The Paenibacillus sophorae genome has a segment encoding these proteins:
- a CDS encoding aliphatic sulfonate ABC transporter substrate-binding protein: MKQPYKFKWIFALSLIAMLLLLSACGNNSGTAGGNTAGDAAANAAAPSPENSAGPSAAASSDTAGASTVELPKEVRIGYQVSPNGELLAKALGLLEKKYPDIKISWLKFDSGRDVNVAAASGGIDFGLVGTPPGSSGIAQGLPYQIYYIHDVIGKSEALVVKKDSGIKSLQDLKGHKIATTFGSTSHFSLLSALKQENIDPSTITILDMQAPDIVAAWQRGDIDGAYTWQPSQTKLTEDGGEVIISSAEVAAKGGITGEFGVVLKDFVDKYPDFVKGYISVLDEAVKTYREHPQESAQALSKELGLTPEATLQAMNEIIVLDASQQTSPEYMGTPDKPGAFGQLLKDTGDFLVEQKSITASPDLSVYQHALRNDLYPVN; this comes from the coding sequence ATGAAACAGCCTTATAAGTTTAAATGGATCTTCGCACTCAGTCTAATAGCCATGCTGCTCCTATTATCGGCCTGCGGGAACAATAGCGGAACGGCAGGCGGCAATACTGCGGGGGATGCAGCCGCAAACGCTGCCGCCCCTTCCCCGGAAAATTCGGCCGGGCCATCGGCGGCAGCTTCGTCGGACACGGCGGGCGCGTCAACAGTAGAACTGCCCAAAGAAGTCCGAATCGGTTACCAGGTGTCACCAAACGGTGAGCTTCTGGCCAAAGCGCTCGGTCTGCTCGAGAAGAAATATCCCGACATTAAAATATCCTGGCTGAAATTCGATTCCGGGCGTGATGTCAATGTGGCGGCCGCCAGCGGCGGCATCGACTTCGGACTGGTCGGCACTCCTCCCGGATCTTCGGGCATTGCTCAAGGACTTCCATACCAGATCTATTACATTCATGACGTTATCGGCAAGAGTGAAGCGCTGGTCGTCAAGAAGGATTCCGGCATCAAGTCGCTTCAGGATCTGAAAGGCCATAAAATCGCGACCACCTTCGGCTCCACTTCCCATTTCAGCCTTCTGTCCGCGCTGAAGCAGGAAAACATCGACCCGTCCACGATTACCATCCTCGATATGCAGGCACCCGATATTGTCGCCGCATGGCAAAGGGGAGACATTGACGGCGCTTATACCTGGCAGCCGAGCCAGACAAAGCTTACCGAGGACGGCGGCGAAGTGATTATCAGCTCCGCCGAAGTTGCGGCCAAGGGCGGCATAACCGGAGAGTTCGGCGTTGTCCTCAAGGATTTTGTCGACAAGTATCCGGATTTCGTCAAAGGATATATCTCCGTGCTGGATGAAGCGGTGAAAACCTACCGCGAACATCCGCAGGAATCGGCGCAGGCGCTGTCCAAGGAACTGGGATTAACGCCGGAAGCCACTCTCCAGGCGATGAATGAAATCATCGTGCTTGACGCTTCCCAGCAGACCTCGCCGGAATATATGGGGACACCGGACAAGCCGGGAGCATTCGGACAACTGCTGAAAGACACCGGGGATTTTCTGGTGGAGCAGAAATCGATTACGGCTTCGCCGGATTTATCCGTGTATCAGCATGCGCTGCGAAACGACCTTTATCCGGTCAACTAA
- a CDS encoding ABC transporter permease — protein sequence MQAKIRETGTTERRSGKPDRPVHPFFTGKWLYRCISVGSLLTAALIWALASGRGWVNPLFLPSPHTVWAAFTDILHEGYKGVSLLSHIGASMRRLFLALAAAFATAVPLGILCGRYRWLRAIFDPFIEFYRPLPPLAYYTLLILWFGITDLSKVILLFLGAFAPLFITSVFSVQRLGGEVINGAKSLGAKGWKLYVFVIFPSILPELLTGLRTAVGVSYATLVAAEMVAAVSGVGWMVLDASKFLRSDIMYLGIIIMALIAIVIDLCIRGLIRRVSPWIEQ from the coding sequence ATGCAGGCAAAGATACGGGAAACCGGGACAACAGAACGAAGAAGCGGCAAACCGGACCGGCCGGTCCATCCATTTTTCACAGGAAAGTGGCTGTACCGCTGTATTTCCGTCGGATCACTGCTGACCGCAGCACTGATCTGGGCGCTGGCAAGCGGCCGCGGCTGGGTGAATCCCCTGTTTCTCCCTTCTCCGCATACGGTCTGGGCCGCCTTCACGGATATCCTACATGAGGGGTACAAAGGGGTGAGTTTGCTGAGCCATATCGGGGCAAGCATGCGGAGACTGTTTCTGGCTCTTGCCGCCGCTTTCGCAACCGCAGTGCCGCTGGGCATTTTATGCGGCCGCTACCGCTGGCTTCGGGCGATCTTTGACCCGTTTATCGAATTTTACCGTCCGCTCCCGCCTCTCGCCTATTACACGCTGCTGATTCTCTGGTTCGGCATTACCGATCTGTCCAAAGTCATACTGCTGTTCCTGGGAGCGTTCGCGCCGTTGTTTATTACTTCCGTATTCAGCGTTCAGCGTCTGGGCGGCGAAGTGATCAACGGGGCCAAATCGCTTGGCGCAAAGGGCTGGAAGCTCTATGTCTTTGTCATCTTCCCGTCCATCCTTCCCGAGCTTCTGACCGGACTGCGTACCGCCGTCGGCGTCAGCTACGCCACGCTGGTAGCCGCCGAGATGGTGGCCGCCGTGTCCGGCGTCGGCTGGATGGTTCTGGACGCCAGCAAATTTCTGAGAAGCGATATTATGTATCTGGGCATTATTATCATGGCGCTGATCGCAATCGTAATCGATCTGTGCATCCGCGGTCTGATCCGGCGTGTGTCGCCATGGATCGAGCAATAA
- a CDS encoding SMR family transporter yields the protein MIAWIWLLLAGAGEVISVPLLKEWQGQRKPGWAAAAIGALALSFYALSQSLSSIPVGTAYAVWTGIGSVGAISSGILLYGESVNPLKLACMVLIVVGMVGLKLTS from the coding sequence CTGATCGCCTGGATTTGGCTGCTGCTTGCCGGAGCGGGCGAGGTGATCAGCGTTCCGCTCCTTAAGGAATGGCAAGGACAGAGAAAGCCGGGATGGGCCGCGGCCGCAATTGGCGCTCTGGCGCTAAGCTTCTACGCGCTTTCACAGTCGCTGTCTTCCATCCCGGTTGGAACGGCTTATGCGGTATGGACCGGAATCGGCTCCGTGGGAGCCATTTCATCAGGCATTCTCCTGTATGGAGAATCCGTAAATCCGCTGAAGCTGGCATGCATGGTTTTGATCGTCGTGGGAATGGTCGGGCTCAAGCTGACCTCGTAA
- a CDS encoding DMT family transporter: MKQTLQCPDSSIGNKAAWMVVIAGGLMDVVWAVLLQFSEGLTVLWPSVFALAAVTVSYFLYVLSLKLLPAGTAYTVFTGIGTAGTGLIGILFLGEPAGGWRIFFIGILLLGIVGLKLASGCETVQPKGGELI, from the coding sequence ATGAAACAAACGCTGCAATGTCCCGATAGCTCGATTGGAAACAAGGCGGCCTGGATGGTTGTGATTGCCGGAGGGCTGATGGATGTGGTCTGGGCGGTTCTGCTGCAATTTTCGGAAGGATTAACCGTACTTTGGCCGAGCGTGTTCGCATTGGCCGCCGTAACGGTCAGCTATTTTTTGTATGTATTGTCGTTAAAGCTTCTGCCAGCCGGAACGGCCTATACAGTATTTACCGGGATCGGAACGGCCGGGACAGGGCTGATCGGCATTCTATTCCTTGGCGAGCCTGCCGGCGGCTGGAGAATTTTTTTCATCGGTATACTGCTCTTAGGAATCGTAGGACTGAAGCTTGCGTCCGGATGCGAAACCGTTCAACCAAAGGGCGGTGAACTGATCTGA
- a CDS encoding LysR family transcriptional regulator, giving the protein MRVEQLYHIVAIAQTGSISLAAERSYISQPALSSSVSKLEMELGITLFKRTNQGVHPTEIGEAIIKKAMEAIGLLEDIRSIAEESTQTLTGSIHLAVEPFISNSIMVNTLTTFKNRHPNVNVLMKVGESNNNLRDIAAGKADFGVLMKTCEHPEEKDLCIKELFGDQLVLMVSRKSSLAERSSVTLAEAMAQPLVLYNTEFATDCGVSELLRKYGTFHAAYRLDSFPMLEKVISLNECSAFVPKFMSEYFVSRESIVPLDISDTRLDISIVLAWSKRHHLSLIEKEMMGTIQSFCSMFHFPVKGAELK; this is encoded by the coding sequence ATGCGTGTGGAACAGCTTTATCATATCGTAGCGATTGCGCAGACGGGTTCGATTTCACTTGCCGCCGAACGTTCCTACATTTCGCAGCCTGCGCTGAGCTCCTCGGTATCCAAGCTGGAGATGGAGCTCGGAATTACGCTCTTCAAGCGCACCAATCAGGGAGTGCATCCCACGGAAATTGGAGAAGCGATTATCAAGAAGGCGATGGAAGCGATCGGCCTGCTGGAAGATATACGCTCCATCGCCGAGGAAAGCACACAAACGCTGACCGGCAGCATTCATTTGGCGGTAGAGCCGTTTATTAGCAACTCGATTATGGTCAATACGTTGACCACCTTCAAAAACAGGCACCCCAATGTCAATGTTCTGATGAAGGTGGGAGAATCCAATAACAATCTGCGCGACATCGCGGCGGGCAAGGCCGACTTCGGGGTGCTTATGAAAACCTGCGAGCATCCGGAAGAAAAGGATCTGTGCATCAAAGAGCTGTTCGGGGATCAACTGGTGTTGATGGTCAGCCGCAAGTCTTCTTTGGCGGAGCGTTCCTCGGTGACGCTTGCGGAGGCGATGGCCCAGCCGCTTGTGCTGTACAATACCGAATTCGCCACCGATTGCGGCGTATCGGAACTTTTGAGAAAGTATGGCACCTTCCATGCGGCTTACCGGCTCGACAGCTTCCCTATGCTTGAAAAAGTCATTTCCCTGAATGAATGCTCCGCGTTCGTTCCAAAATTCATGAGCGAATACTTTGTCAGCCGGGAGAGCATTGTGCCGCTGGACATATCCGACACACGGCTGGATATTTCCATCGTTCTGGCCTGGAGCAAACGGCATCATCTGTCGCTGATCGAAAAAGAGATGATGGGGACGATTCAATCGTTCTGTTCAATGTTCCATTTTCCGGTTAAAGGAGCAGAACTTAAATGA
- a CDS encoding alkaline phosphatase family protein encodes MAQNNGKAKKVMLLGLDGADPTLVARYIAQGKLPNFKKALNLGVSTEDLSMQSVLPAITPPNWASIATGAYPNTHGITCFWNHTLGNELDVLDYGFDSSLLKAETIWEAYARAGKKSIIFNYPTSWPPQVKDAIYVDGTSIYTNLRGYIDYEKLYEGEAGDFELIEIPHTVDNTGANCRFEGEETTQKAEISKDTYEGFGYTQPGLVTTTQDGELSADIPTADQIKTPIKPASGWKHAPEGALEFIVPVNGGAERRWGLLAADDGATYNRIAIYSSKESEAPLGEAAAGEWSDWIYDRYTINGEAVDVAYKIRVLELDPTGERFTFYSSYVLDLKTGKYFYPQSIGEELYTKVGPMLQPSNYSRLNPQADGVLLESIEEMYRWHEEAINYLLDNKEWDLFYTHMHGIDMFMHFYLDHTLEAASPEYERYQEIVYKIYEITDHFIGALLHRLDGETAIFIVSDHGGVAKNPETEHPLIGDMWGINVGILGQLGYTKIKEDAFGAKEIDWSRTTAVAQRATFIYLNVKGRDPQGIVDPADYDKTVEKIIDDLYSYRDPKTGRRVISFALNRSDMEVVGLGGENSGDIFYILEPDFTRCHGNGLSNHTLSGYSMKALFIALGAGVKAGETIDRKVKVVDLVPTICELTETPVPRNVEGGVIYQILSGDGSPSPHRENEAKQPVPAGLGGLF; translated from the coding sequence ATGGCACAGAACAACGGCAAAGCCAAAAAAGTGATGCTGCTCGGGCTCGACGGCGCGGACCCGACGCTCGTTGCGCGGTACATTGCACAGGGCAAGCTGCCCAATTTCAAGAAAGCGTTGAATCTTGGGGTATCGACAGAGGACCTCAGCATGCAAAGCGTGCTCCCGGCAATTACCCCGCCCAATTGGGCGTCGATCGCTACGGGCGCTTATCCGAACACGCACGGCATCACCTGCTTTTGGAACCATACGCTCGGCAATGAACTGGATGTACTTGATTACGGTTTCGATTCCAGCCTGCTGAAGGCCGAAACGATTTGGGAGGCTTATGCGAGAGCGGGGAAGAAGAGCATTATTTTCAATTATCCGACCTCCTGGCCGCCTCAGGTGAAAGACGCGATCTACGTTGACGGCACAAGCATTTATACCAATCTTCGCGGATATATCGATTACGAGAAATTATATGAAGGGGAAGCCGGGGATTTTGAACTGATCGAGATTCCGCATACCGTGGACAATACCGGAGCCAACTGCCGCTTCGAGGGCGAGGAGACGACGCAAAAAGCGGAGATCAGCAAGGACACCTATGAAGGCTTTGGCTACACCCAGCCGGGACTGGTAACAACGACTCAGGACGGCGAACTCTCCGCCGATATCCCGACAGCCGATCAGATCAAGACACCGATTAAGCCGGCATCCGGCTGGAAGCACGCCCCGGAGGGCGCACTTGAGTTTATCGTTCCGGTGAACGGCGGAGCGGAGCGGCGCTGGGGATTGCTTGCGGCGGACGATGGAGCAACATATAACCGTATTGCCATTTACTCGTCCAAAGAAAGTGAAGCCCCTCTCGGCGAAGCGGCAGCCGGTGAATGGAGCGATTGGATTTACGACCGATATACCATAAACGGCGAAGCTGTTGACGTAGCTTATAAAATCCGTGTGCTGGAGCTAGACCCTACTGGCGAGAGATTTACGTTCTATTCCTCCTATGTGCTCGATCTGAAGACCGGAAAATACTTTTACCCGCAGAGCATCGGCGAGGAACTGTACACCAAAGTCGGTCCGATGCTCCAGCCTTCCAATTACAGCCGGTTGAACCCGCAGGCCGACGGCGTGCTGCTTGAGTCGATCGAGGAAATGTACCGCTGGCATGAGGAAGCCATCAATTACCTGCTGGACAACAAAGAGTGGGATTTGTTCTATACCCATATGCACGGCATCGACATGTTCATGCATTTCTATCTCGATCATACGCTGGAAGCCGCCTCGCCCGAGTATGAACGCTACCAGGAAATCGTCTATAAAATCTATGAAATCACCGACCATTTTATCGGGGCGTTGCTCCATCGGCTGGATGGCGAAACGGCGATATTCATCGTATCCGATCACGGCGGTGTAGCCAAGAACCCGGAAACCGAGCATCCGCTGATCGGCGATATGTGGGGAATCAATGTCGGCATTCTCGGACAACTGGGTTATACGAAGATCAAGGAGGACGCTTTCGGCGCCAAAGAAATCGACTGGAGCCGCACCACGGCCGTCGCCCAGCGCGCAACCTTCATATATTTGAATGTAAAAGGCAGAGACCCTCAAGGAATTGTCGACCCGGCCGATTATGACAAGACGGTGGAGAAAATTATCGATGATCTGTACAGCTACCGCGATCCGAAGACGGGTAGAAGAGTGATCAGCTTTGCGCTTAATCGGAGCGATATGGAGGTGGTCGGCCTTGGCGGAGAGAACAGCGGCGATATCTTTTACATTCTGGAGCCCGACTTTACCCGCTGCCACGGCAATGGCCTCAGCAACCACACTTTATCGGGATATTCCATGAAGGCGCTGTTTATCGCACTCGGGGCAGGCGTGAAAGCCGGCGAGACGATTGACCGCAAAGTCAAGGTGGTGGACCTTGTGCCGACCATCTGCGAATTGACCGAAACGCCGGTACCGCGGAATGTGGAAGGCGGGGTAATCTATCAAATTTTGAGCGGGGACGGCAGTCCATCGCCGCATCGGGAAAATGAAGCCAAGCAGCCTGTTCCTGCCGGATTAGGCGGATTGTTCTAA
- a CDS encoding GGDEF domain-containing protein, whose translation MDYQLDIQTLLITLILGNVFMVLLFTAYRYRSSRDIASSLFIISKWLQSACWLVVMIRFSLSGPQVVLLSNVLMLGGGGLEVVALLLMAGAFDDKAKRYYAVVTLLSVLSYGLIYFLYHSDNLRIASASLGAVLFIAFPAYRFIANKGGSLLQTVMGLIYAAVASIMLVRAFAALFSGREMDIFSPGLIQQFYYIGIFLSMILGMAGFVLLSRERSYEALQRMANIDELTGILNRRAFIDKAQLAAAAAAERGEPISFLLLDIDHFKQVNDNYGHVTGDWALQNFASTVEFYLGRDDLFGRYGGEEFAILLPGAGEEESDRKAEQFRSAIMSSRIEGHPLQYTVSIGVITVIPDKSTQLDQLYKLSDAALYKAKQGGRNRVVRSRWPEEPEPG comes from the coding sequence GTGGATTATCAGCTAGACATACAAACGTTGTTAATAACGCTTATACTCGGAAATGTGTTTATGGTGCTGCTCTTTACCGCATATCGTTACCGTTCCTCCCGCGATATAGCAAGCTCTTTGTTTATTATTTCAAAGTGGCTGCAGTCCGCCTGCTGGCTGGTGGTGATGATACGGTTCAGCCTTTCCGGGCCGCAGGTTGTTCTGCTGAGCAATGTGCTGATGCTTGGAGGCGGAGGCCTTGAGGTTGTCGCCCTGCTGCTGATGGCGGGAGCATTCGACGACAAGGCGAAACGTTACTATGCCGTCGTCACGCTACTAAGCGTATTGAGCTATGGGCTCATTTATTTTCTTTATCATTCGGACAACCTCCGCATCGCTTCGGCTTCCTTGGGGGCAGTACTGTTTATTGCTTTCCCGGCTTACCGCTTTATAGCGAATAAGGGAGGTTCGCTGCTTCAGACGGTTATGGGATTGATTTATGCTGCGGTGGCATCCATCATGCTCGTCCGGGCTTTCGCCGCGCTTTTCTCGGGACGAGAAATGGATATATTCTCGCCAGGGCTTATCCAGCAGTTCTACTATATCGGTATTTTTTTGTCTATGATTCTGGGGATGGCGGGTTTTGTTCTGCTCTCAAGGGAACGGTCGTATGAAGCGCTCCAAAGGATGGCGAATATTGATGAGCTGACCGGAATCCTAAACCGCAGGGCATTTATTGATAAGGCTCAGCTTGCCGCCGCAGCCGCAGCCGAGCGGGGAGAGCCGATATCCTTTCTCTTACTCGACATTGATCATTTCAAGCAGGTTAATGATAATTACGGGCATGTCACCGGCGACTGGGCTCTTCAGAATTTCGCCTCTACTGTTGAGTTTTACTTAGGCCGGGATGACTTGTTCGGCAGGTACGGAGGTGAAGAATTCGCCATTCTGCTTCCAGGTGCGGGCGAGGAGGAGAGCGACCGGAAAGCGGAGCAGTTCAGATCAGCGATTATGAGTTCACGGATTGAAGGCCATCCCCTTCAATATACGGTCAGCATCGGAGTTATTACTGTCATCCCGGACAAGAGCACACAGCTGGATCAGCTGTACAAGCTCAGCGACGCGGCGCTCTACAAAGCGAAGCAGGGCGGAAGAAACCGGGTGGTGCGAAGCCGCTGGCCGGAAGAGCCGGAGCCCGGCTGA
- the murC gene encoding UDP-N-acetylmuramate--L-alanine ligase: MDTTERVHFIGIGGYGMSAIARVMLEMGYTVTGSDVAAQELTEKLIAKGAKVYIGHTAEQVKGADLVVYSTALSKDNVERVEAERLNIPILHRSQMLGRLLNQRKGVAVAGAHGKTTTSSMIALVMEECGVDPTYIIGGEIMNVGTNAKAGQGEFVVAEADESDGSFLQYHPWLAIVTNIEADHLENYGGDFERLKSAYMQFMNQLREDGTAIVCADDETVVSLLPRVKADVTTYGIRSETADYTATDIALGDRQVSFTMKHQGEVLGRIELSVPGQHNLYNAMATVIACLKAGIPFAAIASAIVKFHGAKRRFQVLGEADDILIIDDYAHHPTEIQATISAAKTTGKRIIAVFQPQRYTRTFFLLDAFSRAFGEADEVIITDIYSPAGEKQIEGVTSAKLVELIRQNSNSGARYLPTKEDVLEDLRDRLTPGDLVITMGAGDIYKVGYALADNLRKRGASK; encoded by the coding sequence TTGGATACTACGGAACGAGTTCATTTTATAGGAATCGGCGGTTACGGGATGAGCGCTATTGCCCGTGTCATGTTGGAAATGGGGTATACGGTAACGGGCTCTGATGTAGCCGCTCAGGAACTGACGGAAAAATTGATTGCCAAAGGCGCAAAGGTATATATCGGCCATACGGCGGAGCAGGTGAAGGGCGCTGATCTGGTCGTCTACTCCACGGCATTGTCGAAGGATAATGTGGAGCGGGTGGAAGCGGAGCGGCTGAATATTCCGATTCTGCACCGGTCGCAGATGCTGGGCCGGCTGCTCAACCAGCGCAAGGGCGTCGCCGTCGCTGGAGCTCACGGCAAGACGACGACCTCTTCAATGATTGCCCTCGTTATGGAAGAGTGCGGGGTTGACCCTACTTATATTATCGGCGGGGAAATTATGAATGTCGGCACGAACGCCAAGGCGGGCCAAGGGGAGTTCGTTGTGGCCGAAGCGGACGAGAGTGACGGCTCCTTCCTTCAATATCATCCGTGGCTTGCAATCGTTACGAATATCGAAGCTGATCATCTGGAGAATTACGGCGGCGATTTCGAGCGTCTGAAGAGCGCCTACATGCAGTTCATGAACCAGCTGCGCGAGGACGGTACGGCAATTGTATGCGCGGATGACGAGACGGTTGTCTCGCTGCTGCCCCGGGTCAAGGCTGATGTGACGACCTACGGCATTCGCTCGGAGACGGCGGACTATACCGCGACGGATATTGCGCTCGGCGACCGCCAGGTATCGTTTACGATGAAGCATCAAGGAGAGGTTCTGGGAAGAATCGAGCTGTCGGTTCCCGGCCAGCATAATCTCTACAACGCGATGGCCACGGTTATAGCTTGTCTGAAAGCAGGCATTCCGTTCGCGGCCATTGCATCGGCTATCGTGAAATTCCACGGGGCCAAACGGCGTTTCCAGGTGCTCGGGGAAGCTGACGACATTCTGATCATCGATGATTATGCCCACCATCCGACGGAGATCCAGGCGACGATCAGCGCGGCCAAAACGACAGGCAAACGGATTATCGCGGTCTTCCAGCCGCAGCGTTATACACGCACCTTTTTCCTGCTTGACGCATTCAGCCGCGCTTTCGGCGAGGCCGACGAGGTGATCATTACGGACATTTACTCTCCGGCGGGCGAGAAGCAAATCGAGGGCGTGACTTCCGCCAAGCTGGTGGAACTGATCAGACAGAACAGCAACTCCGGAGCACGCTATCTGCCGACCAAGGAAGATGTTCTTGAAGATCTTCGGGATCGGCTTACGCCTGGCGATCTTGTAATCACCATGGGTGCGGGAGATATCTACAAGGTCGGCTATGCGCTTGCGGATAACCTGCGAAAGCGCGGGGCCTCGAAATAA
- a CDS encoding bifunctional folylpolyglutamate synthase/dihydrofolate synthase — protein sequence MEQINGAGAAAPLHTYSDAVDWINSLIPFGIRPGLERIERMMEILGQPHRRLKFIHVAGTNGKGSTCAFLTSVLRQSGYSVGTFTSPYITKFTNRFQYNGEDIPEETLTVLANRLHPLVEEIAATPLGSPTMFEVATALAILYYAEVCFPDVVVWETGLGGRMDVTNIVTPVVSVITNVGYDHTDVLGDTLEKIAFEKAGIIKPGVPVISCVSQPEAVSVLKDKASSCKATLYLAGEQFAYESRGIEEGVQTFTFKGPFRSLDIAIAMKGEHQLANASGAMMALEVLRQYMAFILSDEDVLAGFRHTFWAGRLEEIPGSPRIVLDGAHNPEGAESLAASLPKFYQYQKLNLLMGMLSNKHHESYFKHILPIVDTLILTEPDFRKKMDAEHLQLIAESLRKNYAREHLQIIVEHDWGKALQLLKSITGGDDLAVVSGTLYLIADVRSALLRQPDSEKGW from the coding sequence ATGGAACAGATTAACGGGGCCGGCGCAGCCGCCCCTTTACACACATATAGCGATGCGGTTGACTGGATCAACAGCCTCATTCCGTTTGGCATCCGTCCGGGACTTGAGCGGATCGAGCGGATGATGGAGATACTGGGGCAACCCCACCGCCGGCTGAAATTTATTCATGTAGCGGGGACGAATGGCAAGGGCTCGACCTGCGCTTTCCTCACTTCGGTACTAAGGCAAAGCGGATATTCCGTCGGGACGTTTACTTCGCCGTATATCACGAAGTTCACGAACCGGTTTCAGTATAACGGCGAGGACATTCCCGAAGAAACGCTGACGGTGCTAGCGAATCGCCTGCATCCGCTGGTGGAGGAAATTGCGGCAACGCCGCTCGGTTCCCCCACGATGTTCGAAGTAGCGACGGCGCTTGCCATTCTATACTATGCGGAAGTCTGCTTCCCCGATGTGGTCGTATGGGAGACAGGGCTGGGGGGAAGGATGGATGTAACGAACATCGTTACTCCGGTCGTCTCGGTCATTACGAATGTAGGCTATGACCACACCGATGTTCTAGGCGACACGCTGGAGAAAATCGCCTTCGAGAAAGCGGGCATCATCAAGCCCGGCGTTCCCGTCATCAGCTGCGTCTCCCAGCCGGAAGCCGTCTCTGTGCTTAAAGATAAGGCCTCGTCCTGCAAGGCGACTCTCTATCTGGCCGGAGAGCAATTTGCGTATGAGAGCAGAGGAATCGAAGAAGGCGTACAGACCTTTACTTTTAAAGGCCCTTTCCGCTCACTGGATATCGCTATTGCGATGAAAGGAGAGCATCAGCTCGCCAATGCGTCCGGCGCCATGATGGCTCTGGAAGTGCTGCGTCAATACATGGCGTTCATTCTTAGCGACGAGGATGTGCTCGCCGGATTTCGCCATACATTCTGGGCCGGAAGGCTGGAAGAAATCCCGGGAAGCCCGCGGATTGTTCTTGACGGCGCGCATAACCCCGAGGGAGCGGAAAGTCTGGCGGCGAGCCTTCCGAAGTTCTATCAATACCAGAAATTAAATTTACTAATGGGTATGCTGTCGAACAAGCATCATGAATCCTACTTCAAGCATATACTTCCTATAGTGGATACGCTTATCCTAACCGAACCGGATTTCCGGAAGAAAATGGACGCGGAACACCTTCAGCTCATTGCGGAGAGTCTGCGGAAGAATTATGCCAGGGAGCATTTGCAAATCATTGTAGAGCATGATTGGGGCAAAGCGCTGCAGCTTCTGAAGTCGATTACGGGCGGCGACGATTTGGCGGTTGTGTCCGGTACGCTGTATTTGATCGCAGATGTGCGGAGCGCACTTTTGAGGCAACCCGATTCTGAAAAAGGCTGGTGA